A portion of the Oxynema aestuarii AP17 genome contains these proteins:
- a CDS encoding MBL fold metallo-hydrolase, with protein MHLTWFDSNSWLIELAGKRILLDPWLVGPLVFGNLPWLFKGERHGGDRPIPENIDLILLSQGLEDHAHPPTLKLLDRALPVVASVNGARVARDLGFEQVRELPHSQTFNLDARLEIQAFPGAPIGPLLTENAYVLRDLETGTSLYYEPHGYPSPSLKEIAPVDVAITPIVDLTLPILGPIIQGKQTALDVARWLRPQVMLPTAAGGDVVFEGMLNAALRASGSAEDFRSMLAKNELSTQLIEVKPGARVEIPLADRRTNAA; from the coding sequence ATGCATTTAACTTGGTTTGATAGTAATTCCTGGCTGATCGAACTAGCGGGAAAGCGGATACTCCTCGATCCTTGGTTGGTCGGTCCGTTGGTCTTCGGTAATTTACCGTGGTTATTTAAAGGAGAACGCCACGGCGGCGATCGCCCGATTCCAGAAAATATCGATTTAATTTTACTCTCCCAAGGATTAGAAGATCACGCCCATCCTCCAACCCTCAAACTGCTCGATCGCGCCCTCCCGGTGGTCGCTTCGGTCAATGGGGCGCGAGTAGCGCGCGATCTCGGATTCGAGCAGGTGCGCGAACTGCCCCACTCTCAAACCTTCAATCTGGACGCTCGATTAGAAATTCAAGCCTTTCCCGGGGCGCCCATCGGTCCACTGTTAACAGAAAATGCTTACGTTCTCAGAGATTTAGAAACGGGGACGAGTTTGTATTACGAACCCCACGGCTATCCGTCGCCGTCGTTGAAAGAGATCGCCCCGGTCGATGTGGCGATTACCCCGATCGTCGATTTAACGTTACCGATTCTCGGCCCGATTATTCAAGGCAAACAAACGGCGTTGGACGTGGCGCGTTGGCTGCGACCGCAGGTGATGTTACCGACGGCGGCGGGAGGCGACGTGGTATTTGAGGGAATGTTAAATGCGGCGTTGCGCGCCAGTGGGAGTGCGGAAGATTTTCGCTCGATGTTGGCAAAAAATGAGCTTTCCACTCAGTTAATCGAAGTTAAACCCGGTGCGCGCGTCGAAATTCCTCTGGCCGATCGCCGAACCAATGCTGCGTGA
- a CDS encoding AAA-like domain-containing protein codes for MTAGKRQRGKVLTVSGRNKLNEAIEAWQDEYNQKATNDDIAAQVPGGISTDTVSKIRQGRPTDLSKIRDLFAGFDLDLKKEDYSSPDISSSSDTDTSESSEWSVLEPPQGQVGLNSPLYIERPPIEQRCYETIMQPGALIRIKAPKQMGKTSLMARIVDRAKQQGCQIATVDFQIIDKNVLTNLDRFFKWFCTYVVLELDQEDDEIENTWKPSLGSKMNCFRYFEQHILKKSPTPIVLALDEVDRIFEYQDIAEDFLGLLRAWHEKGKNSPTWQKLRLILTHSTEVYIPININQSPFNVGLPVELSEFNREQVQELAELHQLKLSDIEKLMNMVGGHPYLVRVALYHLAEKNKNTEKNADNNADKNENPSDLVLLLTDAPTEAGVYSDHLRRHLSKLEAKPDLAAAMKQVVESESSISLKPTLAYQLNSMGLTKQQEGDKVEVRYQLYRKYFGTHL; via the coding sequence ATGACAGCAGGTAAGCGGCAACGAGGCAAAGTCTTAACCGTCTCTGGACGCAATAAACTCAACGAGGCGATCGAAGCATGGCAAGACGAATATAACCAAAAAGCCACCAATGACGATATTGCAGCACAGGTGCCTGGTGGAATCAGTACCGATACCGTCTCGAAGATTCGCCAAGGGCGCCCCACTGACTTAAGCAAAATTCGAGATTTGTTTGCTGGTTTCGATCTTGACCTGAAAAAAGAGGACTATAGTTCCCCGGACATCAGTTCATCCTCTGACACTGACACCTCTGAATCCTCTGAATGGTCAGTCCTTGAACCACCCCAGGGACAAGTCGGGTTAAATTCTCCTTTATATATAGAACGTCCCCCGATCGAACAGCGCTGTTACGAGACCATCATGCAGCCCGGTGCGCTGATCCGGATCAAAGCCCCCAAGCAAATGGGCAAAACCTCCTTGATGGCGCGAATTGTCGATCGCGCTAAACAGCAAGGCTGTCAAATTGCTACGGTGGACTTTCAAATCATCGATAAAAACGTCCTCACCAACCTGGATCGATTTTTCAAGTGGTTTTGTACTTATGTGGTATTGGAGTTAGACCAAGAGGACGACGAGATCGAAAACACTTGGAAGCCTTCTTTAGGCAGTAAAATGAACTGTTTCCGTTACTTTGAACAGCATATTTTAAAGAAATCCCCGACTCCGATCGTTTTGGCTTTGGATGAAGTCGATCGCATTTTCGAGTATCAAGACATTGCCGAAGACTTTTTGGGACTGTTGCGAGCATGGCATGAAAAAGGAAAGAATTCTCCGACCTGGCAAAAACTGCGATTAATTTTGACTCACTCCACCGAAGTCTATATCCCCATCAATATCAATCAATCTCCATTTAATGTCGGCTTACCTGTGGAGTTGTCCGAGTTTAACCGCGAACAAGTGCAAGAGTTAGCCGAACTCCATCAACTGAAACTATCCGACATTGAGAAGTTAATGAACATGGTGGGGGGACATCCTTACTTAGTGCGGGTAGCGTTATATCATCTCGCTGAGAAAAATAAAAATACCGAGAAGAATGCTGATAACAATGCCGATAAAAATGAAAATCCTAGTGATTTAGTTTTATTGTTAACAGATGCCCCCACTGAAGCCGGAGTCTATAGCGATCACCTCCGCCGTCACTTATCGAAGTTAGAAGCAAAGCCCGATCTCGCCGCAGCCATGAAACAGGTGGTTGAATCTGAGAGCAGCATTTCTTTAAAGCCAACGTTAGCTTATCAACTCAACTCTATGGGGTTAACGAAACAGCAAGAAGGGGATAAAGTTGAGGTGCGTTACCAACTATACCGAAAATATTTCGGCACCCATTTGTGA
- a CDS encoding gamma-glutamylcyclotransferase, with product MKVHAGQFHALRTQQTHRDSHLGTLRAVANPEPTFLYFAYGSCMCPVDLKRSLGERTHAYAIGPATLKGYRLAFYAYSSLRNCGVLDVVKDPNAAVEGVLYQLPWRLSDRLDEREIGYHHETVEVRSQGKIYPNVRTYTAIDKLPTELAPNDWYFNVVLRGAITCGLPEQYCWRLFDHMHQLQQRQLQPWERRSA from the coding sequence ATGAAGGTTCACGCCGGACAGTTTCACGCTCTGCGGACTCAACAGACTCACCGCGATTCGCATTTGGGCACTTTACGCGCCGTTGCGAATCCGGAACCGACATTTTTATACTTTGCTTACGGGTCGTGCATGTGTCCGGTAGATTTGAAGCGATCGCTCGGCGAGAGAACCCACGCTTACGCGATCGGTCCGGCGACCTTGAAAGGTTATCGTCTGGCGTTCTACGCTTATTCCTCGTTGAGAAATTGCGGCGTTCTCGATGTGGTCAAAGACCCGAATGCTGCCGTGGAAGGGGTGCTTTACCAGTTACCCTGGCGGTTGAGCGATCGCCTCGACGAACGCGAGATCGGTTATCATCACGAAACCGTAGAGGTGCGATCGCAGGGTAAAATCTACCCAAATGTGAGAACTTATACGGCGATCGACAAACTCCCCACCGAACTCGCCCCCAACGACTGGTATTTTAACGTCGTCCTGCGCGGTGCCATTACCTGCGGACTGCCGGAACAGTATTGCTGGCGGCTGTTCGACCACATGCACCAATTGCAACAACGCCAGTTACAGCCTTGGGAACGGCGATCGGCGTGA
- a CDS encoding RNA-guided endonuclease InsQ/TnpB family protein encodes MKTLETENRKNYCRIKGTLVKLVERHIIKKGHRFWDEIDELSWHSKNLYNAANYLIRQNFIYGHGYLNYNRMDKLMQKTEQYRALPAKVSQQVLRGLDKNWQSFFAANQAYKVNKEKFLVNPKIPKYKNSQKGRHLLVYVKQALSKVALKKGKIKCSKTQIELETSVAEKVVEVRIVPRCDCYIIEVIYEEIEQTLKSNEWVASVDLGVDVLMAVTSNQPDFVPLLINGRPLKSLNQFYNKRKAFLQSQLKGNRPTSKRIQRLTRCRNQKVENYLHRASRYLVNLLLDKNITTLVIGKNEGWKQNAKMGKVNNQNFVGIPFNRLIEMLTYKCQLVGIKVVLTEESYTSQSNFFNLDPLPVYGETVK; translated from the coding sequence ATGAAGACGCTCGAAACGGAAAACCGAAAAAATTATTGCCGAATTAAAGGAACGCTAGTGAAATTAGTCGAAAGACATATAATCAAAAAAGGTCATAGGTTTTGGGATGAGATCGATGAGTTATCATGGCATTCCAAAAATCTCTACAATGCGGCTAATTATCTAATCCGTCAAAACTTTATTTATGGTCATGGTTACTTAAACTATAACCGGATGGATAAATTAATGCAGAAGACGGAGCAATATCGCGCTTTACCAGCTAAAGTCTCTCAACAGGTGTTACGAGGATTAGACAAAAACTGGCAATCCTTTTTTGCCGCCAATCAAGCCTACAAAGTCAACAAGGAGAAGTTTTTAGTCAACCCGAAAATCCCCAAATATAAAAACAGTCAGAAAGGTCGTCACTTATTGGTGTACGTGAAACAGGCTCTAAGTAAAGTGGCTTTAAAAAAAGGTAAAATCAAATGCTCAAAAACCCAAATAGAGTTGGAGACTTCTGTAGCCGAAAAAGTAGTGGAGGTGAGAATCGTTCCTCGATGCGATTGTTATATCATTGAGGTCATTTATGAAGAAATAGAACAAACATTGAAATCCAATGAATGGGTCGCTAGTGTGGATTTAGGTGTAGATGTTTTAATGGCTGTAACTTCTAATCAACCGGACTTTGTTCCTCTGTTGATAAATGGCAGACCCTTAAAAAGCCTGAATCAATTCTACAATAAACGAAAAGCCTTTCTCCAATCCCAATTAAAAGGAAATCGACCCACCTCTAAGAGAATCCAGCGTCTGACTCGATGCCGAAATCAAAAAGTGGAGAACTATCTCCATCGAGCCAGCCGTTATCTGGTCAATCTACTGCTTGATAAAAATATTACTACTTTAGTCATTGGCAAAAATGAGGGGTGGAAACAAAATGCCAAGATGGGGAAAGTTAACAACCAAAACTTTGTGGGAATTCCTTTCAACCGTCTGATTGAAATGTTGACCTATAAATGTCAATTAGTAGGGATTAAAGTGGTTCTAACTGAAGAGAGTTATACGAGTCAGTCGAACTTTTTCAACTTAGATCCGCTTCCGGTTTATGGAGAAACGGTAAAATAG
- a CDS encoding phosphatase PAP2 family protein, translated as MSVLEKLSEKNSVRRKADRRSDKIKHRSGAIEQWGAIVVSQALIDFATYVNFSILMRSKLLSLLSTIRLLGLCAAAFSIWLFAEIADEVLEQETTTLDTQILLALKNLHSPLLDQIMTGITFLGEPISIISLCLLFGGILWKQGRRAEATTIAIAAGGSALLNYILKGIFSRSRPALWDRIVDVGYYSFPSGHAMVSLVMYGILGYLMATRFPKWRLAIAVLTMILVGAIGLSRLYLGVHWPTDVIAGYTAGIVWLVTCILSLQVWRIYRSAKANSQELNF; from the coding sequence GTGAGCGTTCTTGAAAAATTAAGCGAGAAAAACTCGGTCAGGAGAAAAGCCGATCGCCGTTCGGATAAAATAAAACATCGATCGGGGGCGATCGAACAATGGGGGGCGATTGTTGTCAGTCAAGCTTTAATTGACTTTGCTACATACGTTAATTTTTCCATCCTAATGAGATCCAAACTACTCTCCTTACTTTCAACCATTCGCCTGCTCGGATTGTGTGCTGCCGCTTTCTCAATTTGGCTATTTGCCGAAATTGCCGATGAAGTTCTCGAACAAGAAACAACGACCTTAGACACCCAAATTTTACTCGCGCTCAAAAATTTACACAGTCCCCTCCTCGACCAAATCATGACCGGAATTACCTTTCTCGGGGAACCGATCTCGATTATTAGTTTATGCTTGCTGTTTGGGGGGATCTTGTGGAAGCAAGGACGACGGGCCGAGGCGACGACGATCGCGATCGCCGCCGGAGGATCCGCACTGTTAAATTACATTCTCAAAGGTATTTTCAGCCGCAGCCGACCTGCCTTGTGGGATCGCATCGTCGATGTCGGTTACTACAGTTTTCCGAGCGGTCATGCGATGGTTTCCCTGGTCATGTACGGTATTCTCGGTTATTTGATGGCGACTCGCTTTCCCAAGTGGCGCCTCGCGATCGCCGTATTGACGATGATTCTAGTCGGCGCGATCGGTCTGAGTCGGCTCTATTTAGGCGTTCACTGGCCCACGGACGTGATTGCAGGATATACGGCGGGCATCGTTTGGCTGGTGACCTGCATCCTCAGCTTACAAGTTTGGCGGATCTATCGCAGCGCTAAAGCGAATTCGCAGGAGTTGAACTTTTAG
- a CDS encoding IS607 family transposase produces the protein MVAKKSSNGLSTSGTIIITEEGKKKTERMACIYARVSSAENKDHLERQAERLKDYAIARGYQIYKVVKEIGSGLNDNRPKLAKVLTDSHYDILIVEHKDRLARLGTNYLEIRLKERGKTVEIVNHSEDRQDELMEDLIAIITSFCSRLYG, from the coding sequence ATGGTGGCAAAAAAGTCATCTAACGGGCTATCAACTTCGGGAACAATTATCATTACCGAAGAAGGGAAGAAGAAAACCGAGAGAATGGCCTGTATTTATGCCAGAGTCTCTAGTGCAGAAAATAAAGATCACCTTGAGCGACAAGCGGAACGGTTAAAAGATTATGCTATTGCCAGAGGCTATCAAATTTATAAAGTCGTCAAAGAAATTGGCAGTGGTTTAAATGATAATCGTCCAAAATTGGCTAAGGTTTTAACCGATTCCCATTACGATATATTGATAGTGGAGCATAAAGACCGTTTGGCGAGGTTGGGGACAAATTACCTTGAGATCCGGTTAAAAGAGAGGGGAAAAACCGTTGAGATTGTCAATCATAGCGAGGATCGACAAGATGAATTGATGGAAGATTTAATTGCTATCATTACTTCATTCTGTTCTCGTCTTTATGGATGA
- a CDS encoding pentapeptide repeat-containing protein, translating into MSDLEQWYRVLDLDPGASKEEINQAYKDLVFIWHPDRIPKENERLRQKAEEKLKQLNQAREQLRAYLGNGTAPQANATPPKRPHYKSPYQSSTYARSRDSYRPPYSDYARSSQSQSWQSSARSTYKRNPYSQQPPSPTGDRYPSEPPKPPSPQPDLAGSDFRGANFKEKDLSGRNLSYANLSHADLSDAFLHKINLTGATLEHANLFRANLLQATLTKANLRSCNLIGADLSGADLRGADLRGAKVGSNDRIMVKLTGANLRGAILPDGTIHS; encoded by the coding sequence ATGAGCGATCTAGAGCAATGGTATCGAGTTCTCGATCTCGATCCGGGGGCGTCTAAAGAAGAAATCAATCAAGCTTATAAGGATTTAGTATTTATTTGGCATCCCGATCGCATTCCTAAAGAAAACGAACGCTTGAGGCAAAAAGCTGAGGAAAAACTCAAGCAACTCAATCAAGCTCGCGAACAATTGCGCGCCTATCTCGGTAATGGTACGGCGCCGCAAGCGAACGCAACTCCACCCAAACGCCCTCACTACAAGTCGCCTTACCAGTCCTCCACCTACGCGCGATCGCGCGATTCCTACCGTCCTCCTTATTCCGACTACGCGCGATCGTCCCAAAGTCAATCTTGGCAAAGTAGCGCGCGATCGACGTACAAGCGCAATCCTTATTCTCAACAACCTCCCTCGCCGACGGGCGATCGCTATCCCTCCGAACCGCCGAAACCCCCATCTCCCCAACCCGACCTCGCCGGATCCGACTTTCGCGGCGCCAACTTTAAAGAAAAAGACTTATCCGGCAGAAACTTAAGTTATGCCAACCTCTCCCACGCCGATCTCAGCGACGCCTTCCTCCATAAAATCAACCTCACGGGCGCTACCTTAGAACACGCCAACCTATTTCGGGCCAACTTGCTACAAGCCACCCTCACCAAAGCCAATCTGCGATCGTGCAACTTGATCGGTGCCGATCTCAGTGGCGCCGACCTACGCGGAGCCGACCTACGCGGCGCCAAAGTCGGCTCCAACGATCGCATCATGGTCAAACTGACAGGTGCCAACTTGCGCGGTGCCATTCTTCCCGATGGAACCATTCATAGTTAG
- a CDS encoding M23 family metallopeptidase, with the protein MHRKYLIPFLLTLMLVSIPSYLRSEQNLDPEPQKIEQTGAIATNFRDNPRFAQPIDCTLGEDCFILLYPDRDPGPQAVDFGCGRQTYDGHKGTDFGIADEVTMAQGVNVLAAAPGTVLRARDGVGDRRITDPEQREQVEGIECGNGLVIDHGGGWETQYCHLRQGSLAVESGTEVKTGTILGQVGTSGAASFPHVHLSVRYNGEVVDPFVGPNAGSGCQVDREPIWAESWEYTPTGPIRAGFSTQGPTMDDLWDGKFRETTFSEEIPALLFWVQTYGVLAGDVGHFKLTGPDGKVYAEHEQAIEQPSKTWMGYVGKRNTEERPILPGVWRGEYRLSRGDRTLFEMNREVEVR; encoded by the coding sequence ATGCACCGCAAATATTTAATCCCCTTTCTGCTGACCTTGATGCTGGTGAGCATTCCCAGTTATTTGCGTTCGGAACAAAACCTCGATCCCGAACCGCAAAAAATCGAACAAACAGGGGCGATCGCGACCAACTTTAGGGACAATCCCCGCTTTGCACAGCCGATTGATTGCACCCTCGGCGAAGATTGCTTTATTCTACTCTATCCCGATCGCGACCCCGGCCCGCAAGCCGTCGATTTCGGCTGCGGACGCCAAACCTACGACGGACATAAAGGCACCGATTTCGGCATTGCCGACGAAGTGACGATGGCGCAAGGGGTCAACGTCCTCGCTGCCGCGCCGGGAACGGTTTTGCGCGCCCGCGATGGGGTGGGCGATCGCCGCATTACCGACCCCGAACAGCGCGAACAAGTCGAAGGCATCGAATGCGGCAACGGTCTGGTCATCGACCATGGCGGCGGATGGGAAACCCAATACTGTCACCTCCGTCAAGGGAGTCTCGCCGTCGAGTCGGGCACCGAAGTTAAAACCGGGACGATCTTAGGTCAAGTCGGCACCTCCGGCGCCGCCTCCTTCCCCCACGTCCATCTCAGTGTCCGCTACAACGGTGAAGTGGTCGATCCCTTTGTCGGCCCCAATGCCGGATCCGGTTGCCAAGTCGATCGCGAACCGATTTGGGCCGAATCTTGGGAGTACACCCCCACCGGACCGATCCGCGCCGGATTTTCTACGCAAGGCCCGACGATGGACGATTTGTGGGACGGTAAATTTAGAGAAACGACCTTTTCTGAAGAGATTCCCGCGTTGTTATTTTGGGTGCAAACCTACGGCGTTCTCGCCGGCGATGTCGGTCACTTCAAGTTAACCGGACCCGATGGCAAAGTTTATGCGGAACACGAACAGGCGATCGAACAACCCAGCAAAACCTGGATGGGTTATGTCGGCAAGCGCAACACGGAAGAACGCCCGATTTTGCCGGGGGTCTGGCGCGGCGAATATCGGCTGAGTCGAGGCGATCGCACGTTATTTGAAATGAACCGCGAGGTAGAAGTGAGGTAA
- a CDS encoding tryptophan-rich sensory protein, which yields MSETNNIAVTGGDRARTWATAAAILAAFTINVLSNIVPLKGQSIGDISNSVFRDVLIIPANYAFAIWGVIYLGLISFAIYQALPQQQADPRLRRGGYWMVVASLSQIVWVFLFQLGSFALSVVAMLGILGSLIVLYLQLGIGRVPHSRRQRWWVDVPISIYLGWISVATIVNIASTLDYINWGGFGLSGELWTILMLAIAGAIAAIVGLQRGDLAFNAVFIWAFVAIAVRHGDRLAIVATALGEAIALALILLWDIQQRSQAR from the coding sequence ATGAGTGAAACGAATAATATTGCCGTGACTGGCGGCGATCGCGCCCGCACTTGGGCAACGGCAGCCGCGATTTTAGCTGCTTTTACAATTAATGTTTTATCGAATATCGTCCCATTAAAAGGTCAAAGTATTGGCGACATTTCTAACAGTGTATTTAGAGATGTATTGATTATTCCTGCCAATTATGCCTTCGCTATTTGGGGAGTGATTTACCTCGGGTTAATTAGTTTTGCCATCTATCAAGCTCTGCCCCAACAGCAAGCCGATCCGCGCTTGCGACGGGGAGGATATTGGATGGTTGTAGCCAGTTTGTCGCAGATCGTTTGGGTATTTTTGTTTCAATTAGGTTCGTTTGCCCTTTCCGTCGTGGCGATGTTGGGGATTTTAGGGTCGTTAATCGTCCTGTATCTACAGTTGGGAATCGGTCGCGTTCCCCACTCCCGGCGACAGAGGTGGTGGGTCGATGTTCCGATCTCGATTTATTTAGGCTGGATTAGCGTAGCGACAATTGTTAATATTGCCAGTACCCTAGATTATATAAACTGGGGCGGGTTCGGTCTGAGTGGGGAACTGTGGACGATTTTAATGTTAGCGATCGCCGGGGCGATCGCCGCGATCGTCGGCTTACAACGGGGAGATCTGGCCTTTAACGCGGTGTTTATCTGGGCGTTCGTCGCCATTGCCGTGCGTCACGGCGATCGCCTTGCCATTGTCGCGACGGCGTTGGGGGAGGCGATCGCCCTCGCCCTTATTTTATTATGGGATATCCAGCAGCGTTCTCAGGCCAGGTGA
- a CDS encoding AAA-like domain-containing protein, with translation MNSPIKPNYYHVGGAVPTQATSYVTRKADTELYQGLKSGEFCYIFNARQMGKSSLRIHTIQKLEAEGFTCIDIDMSLQVNKDITPDEFYLGILYEISQHPDLEDKVDIFTWWDEHDRLNTATRFSIFIEDVLLEHITSNTVIFLDEIDSTLSLDFSVNDFFEIMRSCHNECRNRSSTPCLTFVLLGVTTPYDLLKDKEDKSDTTSTPFNIGTAIQLSGFTLTEAQPLAAGLTETCQNPDRVLEEILNWTAGKPFLTQKICKIIVDSGEFIAAGSEAAQVENLVQTKIIDNWESQDVPEHLKTIRDRLLFPDYHLNRRLGTYQKIFQASVNADDESVEQRQLRLSGAVIKQDGKLAIANRIYEIIFDLNWVKTQLAEQRPYNDAFQAWQESGEEDTSHLLQGEELETALQWAKDKFLSEKDFEFLIESQQLILAKNEIDKLQVIKFIKENSIKLKQQEQTIRQQEEIIQQQAQKIKEKNKIKSQN, from the coding sequence ATGAACTCACCCATCAAACCCAATTACTATCATGTGGGCGGCGCCGTACCCACACAAGCAACCAGCTATGTGACTCGAAAAGCCGACACCGAACTTTATCAAGGATTAAAATCTGGAGAATTTTGCTACATATTTAATGCCCGACAAATGGGCAAATCCAGTTTACGTATCCACACCATCCAAAAATTAGAAGCAGAAGGATTTACCTGTATCGACATCGATATGTCTTTGCAGGTTAACAAAGATATTACCCCTGATGAGTTTTATCTGGGAATTTTATACGAAATTAGTCAACATCCCGATCTTGAGGATAAAGTAGATATTTTTACTTGGTGGGATGAACACGATCGCTTAAATACCGCCACTCGCTTCAGCATCTTTATTGAAGATGTTTTACTGGAACATATCACCAGCAATACGGTAATTTTTCTTGATGAAATCGACAGCACCCTTTCTCTCGATTTTTCCGTGAATGATTTTTTTGAAATTATGCGGTCTTGCCATAATGAATGCCGAAATCGCTCATCAACTCCCTGTCTCACGTTTGTCTTATTAGGAGTGACAACTCCCTATGATTTACTCAAAGACAAAGAAGACAAATCAGACACCACTAGCACCCCCTTTAATATTGGCACAGCCATCCAACTATCAGGATTTACCTTAACCGAAGCCCAACCCTTAGCCGCTGGTCTCACGGAAACTTGCCAAAATCCCGATCGCGTTCTGGAAGAAATCTTAAACTGGACGGCAGGCAAACCCTTTTTAACCCAAAAAATTTGTAAAATTATTGTCGATTCAGGAGAATTTATTGCGGCAGGCAGTGAAGCCGCACAAGTAGAAAACCTGGTACAAACCAAAATTATTGATAATTGGGAATCTCAAGATGTGCCGGAACACCTAAAAACGATTCGCGATCGGCTTTTATTTCCAGATTATCATCTTAATCGCCGCTTAGGAACTTATCAAAAGATTTTTCAAGCTTCTGTAAATGCTGATGATGAAAGTGTAGAACAGCGGCAATTACGATTATCGGGGGCGGTCATCAAACAAGATGGAAAATTGGCGATCGCGAATCGAATTTATGAAATTATCTTCGATCTCAACTGGGTCAAAACACAATTAGCTGAACAACGTCCTTATAACGATGCTTTTCAAGCTTGGCAAGAGTCAGGAGAAGAAGATACTTCACATCTTCTTCAAGGAGAAGAATTAGAAACAGCGTTACAGTGGGCAAAAGATAAATTTTTATCGGAAAAAGATTTTGAATTTTTGATTGAAAGTCAACAATTAATTTTAGCTAAAAATGAAATAGACAAATTGCAGGTTATTAAATTCATTAAAGAAAATTCAATCAAACTTAAACAGCAAGAGCAAACTATTAGGCAGCAAGAAGAAATAATTCAACAACAAGCCCAAAAAATCAAAGAAAAGAATAAAATAAAAAGCCAAAATTAA
- a CDS encoding IS630 family transposase: MNIIDELDNFIENTTNTKEMKRALAAKMKLSGQPSKKIEEILNVSSSFVSQWKNKAIFEGVESLNLQYKGSKGYLKPEEKTQITSWIRQQEYLRLSDLKRYLQQEYNVIYSSNQSYYDLLKAAGMSWKKSQKKNPAKDEKLVKKKEEEIQKKLKDWEEDIKAGKLAVFMIDECHLLWGDVLGFVWGRKDIRVEIPIKNQKSRQSYYGALDYQTHEFILQEYPKADTDNTIQFIQYLREQRPGQKLAIFWDGARYHDSQQFRDFLKELNEGLEEDEWLITCTKFAPNAPEQNPVEDIWLQTKNFLRTFYFLCDSFKRVKELFKIFADGQVFDFPKLYSYGFLPQMT; encoded by the coding sequence ATGAATATCATAGACGAGCTAGATAATTTCATTGAAAATACCACAAATACCAAAGAAATGAAGAGAGCATTGGCAGCCAAAATGAAATTATCTGGTCAACCCTCTAAGAAAATTGAAGAAATATTAAATGTTTCTTCGAGCTTCGTTAGTCAATGGAAAAATAAAGCAATTTTTGAGGGTGTTGAGAGTTTGAATCTTCAATACAAAGGAAGTAAAGGCTATCTAAAACCGGAAGAAAAAACACAAATCACTTCATGGATAAGACAACAAGAGTATTTGAGATTGTCTGACTTAAAACGATATTTGCAGCAAGAATACAACGTGATTTATTCTTCAAATCAAAGTTATTATGACTTGCTGAAAGCGGCTGGCATGAGCTGGAAAAAGTCGCAAAAAAAGAATCCAGCCAAAGATGAAAAGCTAGTCAAAAAAAAAGAAGAAGAAATTCAAAAGAAGCTTAAGGACTGGGAAGAGGATATCAAAGCTGGAAAGCTTGCTGTGTTTATGATTGATGAATGTCATCTTCTTTGGGGAGACGTCTTGGGTTTTGTTTGGGGAAGAAAAGATATAAGAGTCGAAATTCCCATTAAAAACCAAAAAAGTCGCCAAAGTTATTATGGCGCTTTAGATTACCAAACTCATGAATTTATTCTTCAAGAATACCCGAAAGCCGATACCGACAATACCATTCAGTTTATACAATACTTACGAGAACAAAGACCGGGACAAAAATTAGCCATTTTTTGGGATGGTGCCAGGTATCACGACTCTCAACAATTTCGAGATTTTTTAAAAGAGCTAAATGAAGGCTTAGAAGAAGATGAATGGTTGATTACTTGTACGAAGTTTGCTCCGAATGCTCCCGAGCAAAATCCAGTTGAAGATATTTGGCTGCAAACTAAAAATTTCTTGAGAACATTTTATTTTTTATGTGATTCATTTAAAAGAGTTAAAGAGCTATTCAAGATATTTGCTGATGGCCAAGTTTTTGATTTCCCTAAGCTATATTCTTATGGATTTTTGCCACAAATGACTTAG